The Mytilus galloprovincialis chromosome 2, xbMytGall1.hap1.1, whole genome shotgun sequence genome has a window encoding:
- the LOC143062058 gene encoding uncharacterized protein LOC143062058, translating to MKTWIYISVALFVANTISIDDSACINPSPIDLRDDQWSASTEYGSYTAQEGNVNGVGWRASTYDKFQYLKIDLNGTWQITGILFSQLTNYWYTKTLRVLYSENNFEWIPCNSRLSSNVFGEEFDRTGAETNITFDPVIEARYIIFNPTLYNGRPSLKVELYGCHLQDETKSVTYFSIDVETNTAWIPSQSPVIINKTIEIMPSVTLEIHAGVSVIFTKPDAGIHVFGSLVTKGIPGLTAMFSSDYPVTSFKNKWKGIEVEPGGTLNIAHSVIRQGDICVQGTSEDMDINFGTFYSCNTALRVSEGINLTVTKEEFIPETTFKIRNSEFIYNQYGIQFQGTTEKSSLFIKKCNISLSSGYGIHIGNWYNRALNDVFSRFYIDMSSIERNSNHGIYSGSTGRASIFVNNTIIKGHTGSIGIYSYRPYRRYASSYTENITIMNSELSNNRLQSVYMDCYYCYFSVLTIINTTFESNFDRSSVEVYHSGEVSISIIGNSFHNCRGWYPVIGLSKVGHQSDLEVFGNTFRNSYAVISVNGPDSIMPINIQGNVFMNNTKVSSNSKTSLITISNARLNFTRNSVQSCLMYSLVDIKDGVEHIFSQNKFIDNLLTPCYIKVESIFNRTHAISASYNFWGETDTDTIKSKICDFFVDSRVALVTVEQFYIDITMLSTLNISNAFEFIQQSDENVYIIEGIFDSSVPLLFPEDSTFIVNRSILIAENGDVQISKASFNFSQDRGMRSYGKLEITNSELQGRDLKWTGFHIYEKGLHLKNVTLRDAEMCIEVLESCDVNIDSITVWNTDNFLVADELIGELDIYFRNSNITVNNEMLKVEFRKSNSIVIRDDNSIFSSNTGKIFEISELQTQDRITNISFDLFGSNLNSYGTYTLYNYYQININSCSGPYLGSRNFSDIQNEEPPFISITGEVGGRVNGELTLKADRSPYRVTANIEVGEFDTLTLDPGVTLLFNKDFGINVVGTLIVNGSTVMPVMMLESVYGEAWRGIDINTAEGLFVSIHLCIRERESIFYYQ from the exons ggTTTTGTATAGTGAAAACAACTTTGAATGGATTCCTTGCAACTCTCGTCTGTCTAGTAATGTGTTTGGTGAAGAATTTGATAGGACTGGTGCAGAAACCAATATCACTTTTGATCCTGTGATTGAG GCAAGGTATATAATATTTAATCCAACATTATACAATGGACGTCCATCTTTGAAGGTGGAGCTATATGGTTGTCATTTGCAAGATGAAACCAAATCAGTGACCTATTTTTCCATAGATGTTGAG ACAAACACAGCATGGATTCCAAGTCAAAGTCCAGTGATtatcaacaaaacaattgaaataatGCCATCAGTAACCCTAGAAATACATGCAGGTGTATCTGTTATCTTTACAAAACCTGATGCTGGTATACATGTATTTG gCTCATTGGTAACGAAAGGAATTCCAGGATTAACAGCAATGTTTAGTTCAGATTATCCTGTTACAAGCTTCAAGAACAAATGGAAAGGTATAGAAGTTGAACCAGGAG GTACTTTAAATATAGCACATTCAGTTATAAGACAAGGAGACATATGTGTACAAGGAACCAGTGAAGACATGGATATAAATTTTGGCACTTTCTATTCATGTAATACTGCATTAAGAGTCAGTGAAGGCATTAATTTAACTGTAACAAAAGAAGAATTTATTCCGGAAACAACATTCAAAATCCGAAACTCAGAATTCATCTACAATCAATATGGAATACAGTTTCAAGGAACGACAGAAAAATCATCACtcttcataaaaaaatgtaatataagtCTAAGTTCTGGATATGGGATACACATTGGTAATTGGTACAACAGAGCATTAAATGATGTTTTTTCACGTTTTTATATAGACATGTCTTCTATTGAACGTAACTCCAATCATGGTATATATTCCGGTTCAACGGGCCGTGCTAGTATTTTCGTTAATAACACCATTATTAAAGGTCATACTGGATCAATTGGAATTTATTCCTATAGACCGTATCGACGATATGCAAGCTCTTACACAGAAAATATCACTATTATGAACTCCGAGTTATCTAACAATAGATTACAATCAGTTTATATGGACTGTTATTATTGTTACTTTTCCGTCCTTACGATTATCAACACAACGTTTGAAAGTAACTTTGATCGATCATCTGTTGAGGTATATCATTCAGGGGAGGTAAGCATCAGTATAATTGGCAACAGTTTCCATAACTGTCGTGGATGGTATCCAGTAATAGGACTCAGTAAAGTAGGACATCAATCAGATTTGGAGGTATTTGGTAATACATTCAGGAACTCGTATGCTGTAATATCCGTTAATGGACCTGACAGTATTATGCCGATCAATATCCAAGGAAATGTATTCATGAACAACACCAAAGTGTCAAGTAATAGCAAAACTTCCCTTATAACAATATCTAATGCTAGATTGAATTTTACTAGAAATAGTGTGCAAAGTTGCTTGATGTATTCTCTTGTAGACATTAAAGATGGAGTTGAACACATTTTCTCCCAGAATAAATTTATTGACAACCTTTTAACGCCATGTTACATCAAGGTTGAAAGTATATTCAACAGAACTCATGCAATTTCAGCCAGTTATAATTTTTGGGGTGAAACAGACACAGATACTATCAAGTCAAAGATTTGTGACTTTTTTGTTGACTCGAGAGTTGCGCTGGTAACTGTAGAACAGTTTTACATAGACATCACAATGCTTTCAACGCTTAACATATCTAATGCTTTTGAATTTATTCAACAATCAGACGAAAATGTATACATAATTGAAGGTATTTTTGATAGTTCAGTTCCCCTGCTTTTTCCAGAGGACAGTACATTTATTGTAAACAGAAGTATACTAATTGCAGAAAATGGAGATGTACAGATATCCAAAGCATCCTTTAATTTCAGTCAGGACAGAGGAATGAGGAGTTATG GAAAGTTAGAAATTACAAACTCTGAACTACAGGGTCGAGACCTTAAATGGACTGGGTTTCACATATACGAGAAAG GATTACACCTCAAAAATGTTACATTAAGAGATGCAGAAATGTGTATAGAAGTTTTGGAAAGTTGTGATGTCAACATAGATAGTATAACAGTTTGGAATACGGATAATTTTCTCGTAGCTGATGAATTAATTGGAGAGCTAGATATATACTTCAGAAATAGTAACATTACTGTCAACAACGAAATGCTTAAAGTTGAATTCAGAAAATCTAATAGTATTGTCATAAGAGATGATAACAGCATCTTTTCCAGCAACACtggaaaaatatttgaaatttctgAGCTACAAACACAAGACAGGATCACTAAtatatcatttgatttatttggaAGTAATCTGAATTCATATGGGACATATACATTATATAACTATtatcaaattaatattaattCTTGTTCTGG ACCATATCTTGGATCCAGAAATTTCTCTGATATCCAAAATGAAGAACCACCATTCATCAGCATTACTGGAGAAGTTGGAGGTCGAGTGAATGGTGAACTTACATTGAAAGCTGACAGAAGTCCATATAGGGTGACAGCAAACATCGAAGTTGGAGAATTTGATACTCTAACTTTAGATCCTGGCGTTACATTATTATTCAATAAAGATTTTGGAATTAATGTTGTGG GTACCTTGATAGTAAATGGAAGCACTGTAATGCCTGTCATGATGTTGGAATCAGTTTACGGAGAAGCATGGCGTGGAATAGACATAAACACTGCAGAAGGTCTGTTTGTTTCTATACATCTATGTATAAGGGAAAGAGAGTCTATATTTTATTACCAATAA